One genomic region from Curtobacterium sp. 9128 encodes:
- a CDS encoding MFS transporter: MSAYGNLLKTPGVGRVIAAQLTARFPFGMLSLAYLLHVEHVFHSYGSAGLVLATTSVGQAIAGPLTSRWMGSWGMRPVLILTSLVALASMGVIAFVLMPLWAYVVIGFIGGLAVPPVQPAVRTIYPKMVTSTQLTPLFSLDASAQELIWVAGPVITTFVATQIGTVEAIVLAMVFLVVGGVWFIASPELGRVRIPRSKRAFGVVLKRPSVVVATLTGMLLIGACAAVEAGVTSAFGEGSPNAGIVLAIFAIGSLVGGLAFGHRPISPNTLWTRMLIVFIGLGLATFGTGFWWLSFALLIAGGGIAPALAVMFGSVSATVKFSDTAEAYGWMGTGQLIGAALGSAVAGFLIDLHGATGGMLVGAAAAFVGVLLPLFAKRWLPDLRGRDASPIPDTEPVNIPT; encoded by the coding sequence GTGAGCGCGTACGGCAACCTGCTGAAGACCCCCGGTGTCGGCCGAGTGATCGCTGCGCAGCTCACGGCGAGGTTCCCGTTCGGGATGCTCTCGCTCGCCTACCTGCTGCACGTCGAGCACGTGTTCCACTCGTACGGATCCGCTGGTCTCGTGCTCGCGACGACGAGCGTCGGGCAGGCCATCGCGGGACCGCTCACCAGCCGGTGGATGGGCAGCTGGGGCATGCGCCCGGTCCTCATCCTCACGAGTCTCGTCGCGCTCGCCAGCATGGGCGTCATCGCGTTCGTGCTGATGCCGCTGTGGGCCTACGTCGTGATCGGGTTCATCGGCGGTCTGGCCGTCCCACCCGTGCAGCCGGCCGTCCGCACCATCTACCCGAAGATGGTCACGTCGACGCAGCTGACACCCCTGTTCTCCCTCGACGCCAGTGCGCAGGAGCTCATCTGGGTCGCCGGCCCGGTCATCACCACGTTCGTCGCGACGCAGATCGGCACGGTCGAGGCGATCGTCCTCGCGATGGTGTTCCTCGTCGTCGGCGGCGTGTGGTTCATCGCCTCCCCCGAGCTCGGCCGCGTCCGCATCCCCCGCTCCAAGCGCGCGTTCGGCGTGGTGCTCAAGCGCCCGTCCGTCGTGGTCGCCACCCTGACCGGCATGCTCCTCATCGGTGCGTGCGCCGCGGTCGAGGCCGGGGTCACCAGCGCGTTCGGCGAGGGCAGCCCGAACGCCGGCATCGTCCTGGCGATCTTCGCGATCGGCTCCCTGGTCGGCGGTCTGGCGTTCGGCCACCGTCCGATCTCGCCGAACACGCTGTGGACCCGCATGCTCATCGTCTTCATCGGCCTGGGGCTCGCCACGTTCGGCACCGGGTTCTGGTGGCTGTCGTTCGCGCTCCTCATCGCCGGTGGTGGGATCGCGCCCGCACTCGCGGTGATGTTCGGCTCGGTGTCGGCGACGGTGAAGTTCTCGGACACGGCAGAGGCGTACGGCTGGATGGGGACGGGGCAGCTCATCGGCGCTGCGCTCGGTTCCGCGGTGGCCGGGTTCCTCATCGACCTGCACGGTGCGACGGGCGGCATGCTCGTCGGGGCCGCTGCGGCGTTCGTGGGCGTGCTGCTGCCGCTGTTCGCGAAGCGGTGGCTCCCCGACCTGCGTGGTCGCGACGCGAGCCCCATCCCCGACACCGAGCCGGTGAACATCCCGACGTAG
- a CDS encoding aldo/keto reductase: protein MVTSIPLRDGRSVPAIGFGVYKVDDAEAETAVGTALDSGYRHVDTAEMYGNERGVGKAIRASRLDRDDVFVTTKVWNSNQGRDATLRAFDASLDRLGLDAVDLYLIHWPAAANDRYVETWRTLVELRESGRARSVGVSNFQVPHLERIIAETGEVPAVNQVERHPWLPQRELIAFHEQHDIVTEAWSPLGRGRLMDEPVLAGIAATHGVSVAQVLVRWNVQQSVVVLPKSVTPSRIASNIDVDGFALTDDELAAIAGLESGDRTGSHPDSVS from the coding sequence ATGGTCACCTCCATCCCCCTCCGCGACGGTCGTTCCGTCCCCGCCATCGGGTTCGGCGTGTACAAGGTCGACGACGCCGAAGCCGAGACTGCGGTCGGAACCGCACTCGACAGCGGATACCGCCACGTCGACACCGCCGAGATGTACGGCAACGAGAGAGGCGTCGGGAAGGCGATCCGGGCCTCCAGGCTGGACCGTGACGACGTCTTCGTGACCACCAAGGTGTGGAACAGCAACCAGGGGCGCGACGCGACCCTGCGGGCGTTCGACGCCAGCCTCGACCGGCTCGGGCTCGACGCGGTGGACCTGTACCTGATCCACTGGCCGGCCGCGGCGAACGACCGCTACGTCGAGACCTGGCGGACGCTGGTCGAGCTGCGGGAGTCCGGGCGGGCGCGCAGCGTCGGGGTCTCGAACTTCCAGGTGCCCCATCTGGAGCGGATCATCGCGGAGACCGGTGAGGTCCCGGCGGTGAACCAGGTCGAGCGACACCCGTGGCTGCCGCAGCGGGAGCTCATCGCCTTCCACGAGCAGCACGACATCGTGACGGAAGCGTGGTCGCCGCTCGGTCGTGGGCGACTCATGGACGAACCGGTGCTCGCGGGGATCGCGGCGACGCACGGGGTGAGCGTGGCGCAGGTGCTCGTGCGGTGGAACGTGCAGCAGTCCGTCGTGGTGCTGCCGAAGTCGGTCACGCCCTCACGCATCGCGTCGAACATCGACGTGGACGGCTTCGCACTGACGGACGACGAACTCGCGGCGATCGCCGGGCTGGAGTCGGGCGATCGGACGGGGTCGCACCCCGACTCGGTCTCCTAG
- a CDS encoding ribonuclease H: MTIVAAADGSALGNPGPAGWAWYVDDDRWAAGGWPKATNNIGELTAVLQLLRATKGTDEPLHILCDSQYAIKACTEWLAGWKRKGWRKADGKPVMNVEIIKELDEELQGRKVTFEWVRGHVGHEMNEAADVRARGAATAYQNRTEVPHGPGWPGVEVTEPAPLPEATPPATLF, from the coding sequence GTGACGATCGTCGCTGCCGCTGACGGCTCCGCCCTCGGCAACCCAGGCCCAGCCGGCTGGGCCTGGTACGTCGACGACGATCGGTGGGCCGCCGGAGGCTGGCCGAAGGCCACGAACAACATCGGTGAGCTCACCGCCGTGCTCCAGCTGCTCCGCGCCACGAAGGGCACCGACGAACCGCTGCACATCCTCTGCGACAGCCAGTACGCGATCAAGGCCTGCACCGAGTGGCTCGCCGGGTGGAAGCGGAAGGGCTGGCGGAAGGCCGACGGCAAGCCCGTGATGAACGTGGAGATCATCAAGGAGCTCGACGAGGAACTCCAGGGCCGCAAGGTCACGTTCGAGTGGGTGCGCGGCCACGTCGGTCACGAGATGAACGAGGCCGCCGACGTCCGTGCCCGTGGCGCAGCGACCGCCTACCAGAACCGCACCGAGGTCCCGCACGGGCCGGGGTGGCCCGGCGTCGAGGTCACCGAGCCGGCTCCGCTGCCCGAGGCGACCCCGCCGGCGACCCTGTTCTGA
- a CDS encoding type II toxin-antitoxin system VapB family antitoxin — MAVTTIDLDQPLLDDAKQLTGARSNREVVQRALETRIAVRRQPAAVERIIARDFAEDPTAADELRP, encoded by the coding sequence TTGGCAGTCACCACGATCGATCTGGACCAACCCCTGCTCGACGACGCCAAGCAGCTGACCGGCGCTCGCTCCAACCGGGAAGTCGTCCAACGTGCACTCGAGACGCGCATCGCGGTCCGTCGTCAGCCTGCAGCAGTCGAGCGCATCATCGCCCGGGACTTCGCGGAAGACCCCACCGCGGCGGACGAACTCCGCCCCTGA
- a CDS encoding helix-turn-helix transcriptional regulator, whose amino-acid sequence MTGATNPLGEFLRARRELVTPEQAGIPVVGVRRVAGLRREEVAMLSGISSEYYLRLEQGRYRNPSVQVLEAIARVLQLDEETTAYLLGLVVAQPHVARRRRPARETVPGSLRAFVDGLGTPAFIEGRYLDVLAANPLAAALSPRLVVGANRLRDVFLDAEERALFVDWEAATEGLVASFRQSVGTSIDDPRCVELVGQLSIASPRFQRLWGRHDIGGRRGALMRFDHPVVGEINLHREKLVPAEAQNLTVAIYHADAGSPDADKLALLAASVQAVVGS is encoded by the coding sequence ATGACCGGCGCGACCAACCCCCTCGGCGAGTTCCTGCGCGCCAGGCGCGAGCTCGTGACCCCGGAGCAGGCCGGCATCCCGGTCGTCGGAGTTCGCCGGGTCGCCGGGCTCCGTCGCGAGGAGGTCGCGATGCTGTCGGGGATCAGCAGCGAGTACTACCTGCGGCTCGAGCAGGGGCGCTACCGGAACCCGTCCGTGCAGGTGCTCGAGGCGATCGCGCGGGTGCTGCAGCTCGACGAGGAGACCACCGCGTACCTGCTGGGGCTCGTCGTGGCGCAGCCGCACGTCGCACGCCGGCGCCGTCCCGCTCGAGAGACCGTCCCCGGGAGCCTCCGGGCGTTCGTCGACGGCCTCGGCACGCCCGCGTTCATCGAGGGTCGCTACCTCGACGTGCTGGCCGCGAACCCGCTCGCCGCGGCACTGTCACCGCGCCTGGTCGTCGGGGCGAACCGGCTCCGCGACGTGTTCCTCGACGCGGAGGAGCGGGCGCTGTTCGTGGACTGGGAGGCCGCGACCGAGGGGCTCGTCGCGTCGTTCCGGCAGTCCGTCGGCACCTCCATCGACGACCCCCGGTGTGTCGAGCTCGTCGGGCAGCTGTCCATCGCGAGTCCGCGGTTCCAGCGGCTCTGGGGACGACACGACATCGGCGGGCGCCGTGGTGCGCTGATGCGGTTCGACCACCCGGTCGTCGGCGAGATCAACCTGCACCGGGAGAAGCTCGTGCCCGCCGAGGCGCAGAACCTCACCGTGGCGATCTACCACGCCGATGCGGGCAGCCCCGATGCCGACAAGCTGGCGCTCCTCGCTGCTTCCGTCCAGGCGGTCGTCGGGTCCTGA
- a CDS encoding aldehyde reductase yields the protein MSTTPSTSTRVLVTGGSGFIAGHCILQLLDAGYEVRTTIRSLSREPDIRAVLHDAGMTADDRLEFVAADLLSDSGWAAAVDGVDTVLHVASPVMPGHVEDEDAVIRPAVEGTTRVLSAARAAGVRRVVLTSAFHAVSWGHPHTDHVFTESDWTVLDGPGVDAYGRSKTLAERAAWDLVEGTDLELVTMLPVAVMGPAMGGTASGANHILQSMLNGSMPATPRLFIPIVDVRDVAAAHVSAIDVQDAAGKRFLLSNGPALELHEIATTLREHLGDDAAKVPTEVLPDDAVRAAAETQPQFRAMVPDLGYAKRTSNERARTVLGWTPRDAHEAIADAGRSLVRRAQAGEGPAVPAQ from the coding sequence ATGTCCACGACTCCCAGCACCAGCACTCGCGTCCTCGTCACCGGCGGATCTGGCTTCATCGCCGGCCACTGCATCCTGCAGCTCCTCGACGCCGGGTACGAGGTCCGCACGACGATCCGTTCGCTGTCACGTGAACCAGACATCCGGGCCGTGCTGCACGACGCGGGGATGACTGCTGACGACCGGCTGGAGTTCGTCGCTGCCGACCTGCTGTCCGACAGCGGCTGGGCAGCAGCAGTCGACGGTGTCGACACCGTCCTGCACGTGGCGTCCCCCGTGATGCCCGGTCACGTGGAGGACGAGGACGCGGTCATCCGCCCCGCTGTCGAGGGAACGACCCGCGTGCTCAGCGCCGCGCGGGCCGCCGGGGTCCGCCGCGTGGTACTGACGTCGGCGTTCCACGCGGTCAGCTGGGGTCACCCGCACACCGACCACGTGTTCACCGAGTCCGACTGGACCGTGCTCGACGGCCCCGGAGTCGACGCCTACGGCAGGAGCAAGACCCTGGCCGAGCGCGCCGCGTGGGACCTCGTCGAGGGAACCGACCTGGAACTCGTCACCATGTTGCCCGTCGCGGTGATGGGTCCGGCGATGGGCGGCACCGCGTCCGGGGCGAACCACATCCTGCAGTCGATGCTGAACGGTTCGATGCCGGCGACGCCGCGCCTGTTCATCCCGATCGTCGACGTGCGGGACGTCGCCGCCGCGCACGTCAGCGCCATCGACGTCCAGGACGCCGCCGGCAAGCGATTCCTGCTGTCGAACGGACCGGCACTCGAGCTGCACGAGATCGCGACCACGCTCCGCGAACACCTCGGCGACGACGCGGCGAAGGTCCCGACGGAGGTCCTCCCCGACGACGCCGTGCGCGCGGCGGCGGAGACCCAGCCGCAGTTCCGCGCGATGGTCCCCGATCTCGGCTACGCCAAGCGGACGTCGAACGAGCGGGCACGCACGGTGCTGGGATGGACGCCGCGGGACGCGCACGAGGCGATCGCGGACGCAGGACGCAGCCTCGTCCGACGCGCGCAGGCCGGAGAAGGACCCGCGGTCCCGGCTCAGTAG
- a CDS encoding DUF6458 family protein, with the protein MRIGSSIALIVIGAIVAFALNIQLAGVDLRLIGYILMAAGVVLLIISLAVAFGGRRTTTTTRSGVDPASGEQITRQDRRDGTY; encoded by the coding sequence ATGCGCATCGGATCCAGCATCGCCCTGATCGTGATCGGCGCGATCGTCGCCTTCGCGCTGAACATCCAGCTGGCCGGGGTGGACCTCCGGCTCATCGGCTACATCCTGATGGCCGCAGGGGTCGTCCTGCTGATCATCAGCCTCGCGGTGGCGTTCGGGGGGCGTCGGACGACGACCACCACGCGCTCCGGGGTCGACCCGGCGTCCGGCGAGCAGATCACGCGTCAGGACCGGCGCGACGGGACCTACTGA
- a CDS encoding DEAD/DEAH box helicase, with amino-acid sequence MTDVTVHAPLVAAIPAAVGGAVDPDAVYEAFADWAASGGRPLYPAQDEAVIELVSGANVILSTPTGTGKSLVAAGAHFAALAEGKRSYYTAPIKALVSEKFFQLVDLFGAQNVGMVTGDSSVNADAPIVCCTAEILANLALRQGPDADVDVVVMDEFHFYGDADRGWAWQVPLLVLERAQFLLMSATLGDVTTIADDLSRRTGRPTARVTGVSRPVPLSYEYVVTPVQETVERLLEEGKAPVYIVHFAQAAALERAQALMSVRVADRARRDAIAEAIAGFRFSAGFGQTLSRLIRAGIGVHHAGMLPKYRRLVEQLAQRGLLPVICGTDTLGVGINVPIRTVLLTGLTKFDGTKMRQLSAREFHQIAGRAGRAGYDTEGDVVAEAPEHDIENARAVAKAGDDPKKKNKVKKKKAPDGFVSWGQASFERLIQAEPEPMVSRMRITHAMVLSVVARGGSAFDEVRSLVFDNHEPRARQLAMARRALTIARTLINAGVIEKADGTYRLTVDLQANFALNQPLSPFALAAFELLDPESPTYALDMVSIVEATLDDPRAILSQQQFKERGEAVARMKQEGIEYEERMELLEEVTWPRPLSELLEAAYEAYAAEQPWVLDFTLSPKAVVRDMYERAMTFGDFVRFYQLTRSEGLVLRYLSDAYRTMRQTISDEQRTDELDDLIEWLGELVRQVDSSLVDEWEALVNGDLSLAAAEHEEIAPPQPARLTGNVRAFRVLVRNALFQRVLLAARDDVEGLGALDGAAGFDADAWDAVLEEYYEAHDDVGTDADARSMQYLVLSEEGRTWRARQIFADPSGDKDFGFSATIDLDASDEAGEAVVRVTEIGRFDGWAEVDVD; translated from the coding sequence ATGACCGACGTCACCGTCCACGCCCCGCTCGTCGCCGCGATCCCTGCGGCCGTCGGCGGCGCCGTCGACCCCGACGCCGTCTACGAGGCCTTCGCGGACTGGGCCGCCAGCGGCGGCCGCCCGCTGTACCCGGCGCAGGACGAGGCCGTCATCGAACTCGTGTCCGGCGCGAACGTGATCCTCAGCACCCCGACCGGCACCGGGAAGTCCCTCGTGGCCGCCGGTGCGCACTTCGCGGCGCTCGCCGAGGGCAAGCGGAGCTACTACACCGCGCCGATCAAGGCGCTGGTGTCCGAGAAGTTCTTCCAGCTCGTGGACCTGTTCGGTGCCCAGAACGTCGGCATGGTCACCGGCGACTCCAGCGTCAACGCCGACGCCCCGATCGTGTGCTGCACGGCCGAGATCCTCGCGAACCTCGCCTTGCGACAGGGGCCGGACGCCGACGTCGACGTCGTGGTGATGGACGAGTTCCACTTCTACGGCGACGCCGACCGCGGCTGGGCCTGGCAGGTGCCGCTCCTGGTGCTCGAGCGGGCGCAGTTCCTGCTGATGTCGGCGACCCTCGGCGACGTGACGACCATCGCGGACGACCTCTCGCGGCGCACCGGGCGGCCGACCGCTCGTGTGACCGGGGTGTCCCGTCCGGTGCCACTGTCGTACGAGTACGTGGTGACGCCGGTGCAGGAGACCGTCGAACGCCTGCTCGAGGAGGGCAAGGCACCGGTGTACATCGTGCACTTCGCGCAGGCAGCGGCGCTCGAGCGTGCGCAGGCGCTCATGTCGGTCCGCGTTGCCGATCGTGCGCGTCGGGATGCCATCGCGGAGGCGATCGCCGGGTTCCGGTTCAGCGCCGGGTTCGGGCAGACGCTCTCCCGGCTGATCCGCGCCGGGATCGGGGTGCACCACGCGGGCATGCTGCCGAAGTACCGTCGGCTCGTCGAGCAGCTCGCCCAGCGCGGGCTCCTGCCGGTGATCTGCGGCACTGACACCCTCGGCGTCGGCATCAACGTGCCGATCCGCACGGTGCTGCTGACCGGGCTGACGAAGTTCGACGGCACGAAGATGCGGCAGCTGTCCGCGCGGGAGTTCCACCAGATCGCGGGTCGTGCCGGACGGGCCGGGTACGACACCGAGGGCGACGTCGTCGCGGAGGCGCCCGAGCACGACATCGAGAACGCCCGGGCAGTCGCCAAGGCCGGGGACGACCCGAAGAAGAAGAACAAGGTCAAGAAGAAGAAGGCCCCGGACGGGTTCGTCTCGTGGGGGCAGGCGTCCTTCGAGCGGCTCATCCAGGCCGAGCCCGAGCCGATGGTGTCCAGGATGCGGATCACCCACGCGATGGTGCTGTCCGTCGTCGCCCGCGGTGGCTCGGCCTTCGACGAGGTCCGGTCGCTGGTGTTCGACAACCACGAGCCCCGTGCCAGGCAGCTCGCGATGGCCAGGCGTGCGCTGACGATCGCCAGGACGTTGATCAACGCCGGCGTGATCGAGAAGGCCGACGGCACCTACCGGCTGACGGTTGACCTGCAGGCGAACTTCGCCCTCAACCAGCCACTGTCGCCGTTCGCGCTCGCCGCCTTCGAGCTGCTCGACCCGGAGTCGCCCACGTACGCCCTCGACATGGTGTCCATCGTCGAAGCCACCCTCGACGACCCGCGCGCGATCCTGTCGCAGCAGCAGTTCAAGGAGCGCGGCGAGGCGGTGGCGCGGATGAAGCAGGAGGGCATCGAGTACGAGGAACGCATGGAGCTCCTCGAGGAGGTCACCTGGCCGCGTCCGCTGTCCGAGCTGCTGGAAGCGGCGTACGAGGCCTACGCGGCCGAGCAACCGTGGGTGCTCGACTTCACGCTGTCGCCGAAGGCTGTCGTCCGCGACATGTACGAACGGGCGATGACCTTCGGGGACTTCGTGCGGTTCTACCAGCTCACCCGCTCCGAGGGGCTCGTGCTGCGGTACCTCTCCGACGCCTACCGGACGATGCGGCAGACGATCTCCGACGAGCAGCGGACCGACGAGCTCGACGACCTGATCGAGTGGCTCGGCGAGCTCGTCCGGCAGGTGGACTCCTCGCTCGTCGACGAGTGGGAGGCGCTGGTCAACGGGGATCTGTCGCTCGCGGCGGCGGAGCACGAGGAGATCGCCCCGCCGCAGCCCGCCCGGCTCACCGGCAACGTGCGGGCCTTCCGGGTCCTGGTGCGCAACGCCTTGTTCCAGCGGGTGCTCCTCGCCGCGCGGGACGACGTCGAGGGGCTCGGGGCGCTCGACGGCGCCGCCGGGTTCGACGCCGACGCGTGGGACGCCGTGCTCGAGGAGTACTACGAGGCGCACGACGACGTCGGGACGGACGCTGACGCGCGGTCGATGCAGTACCTGGTGCTGTCCGAAGAGGGCCGGACGTGGCGCGCTCGACAGATCTTCGCCGACCCCTCCGGGGACAAGGACTTCGGGTTCTCGGCGACGATCGACCTCGACGCGTCCGACGAGGCGGGCGAGGCCGTCGTGCGGGTCACCGAGATCGGGCGGTTCGACGGGTGGGCCGAGGTCGACGTCGACTGA
- a CDS encoding LLM class flavin-dependent oxidoreductase: MRELGFLSFVPNHGGPAGAAAALEDGLRLFETAERLGYGTGWVRGRHFEPFLTSPMTFFAAAAQRTSTIGFGTAVLGMRYEDPVRLAEDASTVDLLSGGRVQLGISTGIAGYGPILDPVFGATERSFRDEAEARAARLLEVLDGEPLGTSGKGYESIPADTDLTLQPISPELRSRVWWGGGSMGTAVRTAEKGLLLHCSTLNTEDTGEPFAVAQAAQIAAYRERFAELHPDRTPKVAVGRIVVPLLDDHDCAVHEEFLTGYASGMDDDGRPLSGNPPFRFSKVLSGEPAAIVEALRADPAVAATDELVITLPANGDAASHERILTVIAEQIAPHLG, from the coding sequence GTGCGCGAACTCGGCTTCCTCTCCTTCGTCCCGAACCACGGTGGTCCGGCCGGTGCTGCCGCCGCCCTCGAGGACGGCCTGCGGCTCTTCGAGACCGCCGAACGCCTGGGGTACGGCACGGGGTGGGTGCGCGGACGGCACTTCGAGCCCTTCCTCACGAGCCCGATGACCTTCTTCGCCGCGGCCGCGCAGCGGACCAGCACGATCGGCTTCGGCACGGCGGTGCTCGGGATGCGCTACGAGGACCCGGTGCGTCTCGCCGAGGACGCCAGCACCGTCGACCTGCTCAGCGGCGGCCGCGTGCAGCTCGGGATCAGCACGGGGATCGCCGGGTACGGCCCGATCCTCGACCCGGTGTTCGGCGCGACCGAGCGGAGCTTCCGCGACGAGGCAGAAGCCCGCGCGGCTCGGCTGCTCGAGGTCCTCGACGGGGAGCCCCTCGGCACCTCGGGCAAGGGGTACGAGAGCATCCCTGCTGACACGGACCTGACGCTGCAGCCAATCAGCCCGGAACTGCGGAGCCGTGTGTGGTGGGGCGGCGGCAGCATGGGCACCGCGGTCCGGACGGCCGAGAAGGGCCTGCTGCTGCACTGCTCGACCCTGAACACCGAGGACACCGGCGAGCCCTTCGCCGTCGCGCAGGCCGCGCAGATCGCGGCGTACCGGGAGCGCTTCGCCGAGCTGCACCCCGATCGCACGCCGAAGGTCGCCGTCGGCCGCATCGTCGTCCCGCTCCTCGACGACCACGACTGTGCCGTGCACGAGGAGTTCCTCACCGGCTACGCGTCGGGGATGGACGACGATGGACGGCCGCTGTCCGGCAACCCGCCGTTCCGGTTCAGCAAGGTGCTGTCCGGCGAGCCGGCGGCGATCGTCGAGGCCCTGCGCGCCGACCCCGCCGTGGCCGCGACCGACGAACTCGTGATCACCCTGCCGGCGAACGGCGACGCCGCGTCGCACGAGCGGATCCTGACGGTCATCGCCGAACAGATCGCCCCGCACCTGGGCTGA